One genomic region from Sphingobacterium sp. UGAL515B_05 encodes:
- a CDS encoding TolC family protein: MKFNKIVYSLAALSLLSNTGFAQQQSENLPANATLQQLIDYALRNQISVKQAQLDEAIGEKDIDISLSGWYPQLGLKGSYNYNVIVPLANIGGNNIKMGQNNASALTLQADQQILNPELMQAKKAAELVRLGNKQNTENKKITAVVEVSKAYYDILTSEEQIKIVRENIARLQKQLKDAKSQYDVGLVDKTDYKRAQIALANSNADEKRTVELRKYKYEYLKQLLALDKSKNLTLSFDNSSMESEILLDTTAGISVSNRIEFQQLETSKKIQQLSTQYYKWTYLPSVSAFYNYAFNYRNDKFSKLYSDNFPGSVVGLNVSFSIFDGFKRKKQINKSRLQEERIDWDIKNLENSINTEYSLAKATYNANLNDWKTAKENVDLSKEVYETIKLQYDEGIKTYLDLMTAETDLKTTQLNYLNSLYALLSSKLDVQKAVGAIHTN, from the coding sequence ATGAAGTTTAATAAAATCGTTTATTCCTTGGCGGCCCTGTCGCTTTTGAGTAATACAGGATTTGCACAACAGCAATCTGAAAACTTGCCGGCAAATGCAACACTTCAGCAGCTGATTGATTACGCCTTACGTAATCAAATCTCTGTAAAACAAGCACAATTGGACGAGGCCATCGGTGAAAAAGATATTGACATCTCCCTTTCAGGTTGGTACCCACAATTGGGTCTAAAAGGAAGTTATAATTATAATGTCATTGTTCCATTAGCAAATATTGGCGGAAATAATATCAAAATGGGGCAGAACAATGCGAGTGCCTTAACGCTTCAAGCAGACCAACAGATCCTTAATCCAGAGCTAATGCAGGCGAAAAAAGCCGCTGAGCTGGTACGTCTCGGTAATAAACAAAATACGGAGAACAAAAAAATAACAGCTGTTGTGGAGGTCAGTAAGGCCTATTATGACATCCTGACGTCTGAAGAGCAGATCAAGATTGTTCGCGAAAATATTGCTCGCCTTCAAAAACAATTGAAAGATGCAAAGTCACAATATGATGTGGGTTTAGTTGATAAAACTGACTATAAGAGAGCGCAAATTGCTTTGGCAAATTCGAATGCTGACGAGAAAAGAACAGTTGAGCTTCGTAAATATAAATACGAATATCTTAAACAATTACTAGCTTTGGATAAAAGCAAAAATTTGACACTTTCATTTGATAATAGCAGTATGGAATCAGAGATTCTACTTGATACAACTGCAGGAATAAGTGTCTCTAATCGAATTGAATTCCAACAATTGGAAACATCGAAAAAGATTCAACAGTTGAGCACACAGTATTATAAATGGACATATTTACCAAGTGTAAGTGCTTTTTATAATTACGCATTCAACTATAGAAATGATAAATTCAGTAAGCTTTATTCCGACAATTTCCCGGGTTCAGTAGTTGGCCTAAATGTTTCTTTTTCAATTTTCGACGGATTTAAACGTAAAAAACAAATCAATAAATCCAGATTGCAGGAAGAAAGAATTGACTGGGATATCAAAAATTTAGAAAACAGCATTAACACAGAATATTCGTTGGCAAAGGCAACCTATAATGCGAATTTAAATGACTGGAAAACAGCTAAAGAAAATGTGGATCTCTCCAAAGAAGTATACGAGACAATCAAACTTCAATATGACGAAGGTATCAAAACTTACCTCGATTTAATGACAGCAGAGACTGATCTCAAAACAACACAGCTCAATTATTTGAATTCCCTTTATGCGCTATTGTCAAGTAAATTGGATGTTCAGAAAGCAGTTGGGGCAATCCACACAAATTAA
- a CDS encoding RNA polymerase sigma factor yields the protein MGIIQSYFYNKKLSSLHDALERCLRDREDGKAFVYKKYYGYLMAIIIRYVKQDVDAEELVNESFVRIFRKLESFNRDIDDENLEKSFRAWIGRIAANISIDFLRGKKQFYSVEDLGEGDMHTPAVQLDSRLEVNEIMRLLDQLPEIQKTIFNLYEIEGYSHDEIAQMLNIPDSTSRTYLTRAKQKLRKLYLDYTGVVQEIR from the coding sequence GTGGGTATAATTCAATCATATTTTTATAACAAGAAGCTATCATCTTTACATGATGCCTTAGAACGTTGCTTGCGCGATCGTGAGGACGGAAAGGCCTTCGTTTATAAAAAGTATTATGGTTACCTCATGGCTATTATTATTCGTTATGTAAAACAGGATGTAGATGCGGAAGAGCTTGTTAATGAAAGCTTTGTTCGGATATTTCGAAAATTGGAATCATTTAATAGGGATATTGATGATGAAAATCTTGAAAAATCATTTAGAGCTTGGATAGGGAGAATTGCTGCCAATATTTCGATTGATTTTTTACGAGGTAAGAAGCAGTTTTATTCGGTTGAAGATCTCGGAGAAGGGGATATGCACACGCCAGCAGTTCAATTGGACAGCCGTTTGGAAGTCAATGAGATTATGCGTCTATTGGATCAGCTTCCCGAAATTCAAAAAACTATTTTTAATCTCTATGAAATTGAGGGGTATTCACATGATGAAATAGCGCAAATGCTCAATATACCAGACAGTACTTCACGTACTTATCTGACACGAGCGAAACAAAAACTTAGAAAATTATACTTGGATTATACAGGCGTAGTTCAAGAAATAAGATAA
- a CDS encoding HAD-IA family hydrolase, translating into MSPESQRKFELLNLLAESYDALLFDVDGTLADNMDAHKQAYKAAAKQYGVELDVNLIDETAGWPTVAVAEEISKRYEVDFDYQEFSTLKSTIFRDEYVFKTKPVDYVVEHLKYQKGKKHIAAVSGGTRTTLSMTLTTIGVWDDLETLVCAGDTAEGKPSPQPFLLAAAQLNIAPERCLVYEDGIPGVEGAKAAGMGWVRVDEL; encoded by the coding sequence ATGTCACCTGAATCACAACGAAAATTTGAATTACTAAACCTTCTTGCCGAATCCTACGACGCACTATTATTTGACGTCGATGGTACCCTGGCAGATAATATGGACGCACATAAACAAGCCTATAAAGCTGCAGCCAAACAATACGGAGTCGAGTTGGACGTCAATTTGATTGATGAAACTGCCGGATGGCCCACTGTGGCTGTTGCTGAGGAAATCAGCAAACGCTATGAGGTAGATTTCGATTATCAAGAATTTTCCACACTAAAGTCTACCATTTTTCGAGACGAGTATGTTTTCAAGACTAAGCCTGTAGATTACGTTGTTGAACATCTAAAGTATCAGAAAGGTAAAAAACACATCGCTGCCGTTTCAGGAGGAACCAGAACAACCTTATCCATGACATTAACCACCATCGGTGTATGGGATGATTTGGAAACACTGGTTTGTGCTGGAGATACGGCTGAGGGAAAACCTTCACCACAACCCTTTCTTTTGGCAGCGGCTCAATTGAATATTGCTCCGGAAAGATGTCTGGTCTACGAAGACGGGATTCCAGGAGTTGAAGGTGCGAAAGCCGCAGGAATGGGTTGGGTTCGCGTTGATGAACTTTAA
- a CDS encoding efflux RND transporter periplasmic adaptor subunit — protein MNKRQLLFAFFLGTALVWTSCGNKDAKKQGAAQAQAEKVVPVSFGVASHETVTGTISYPATVKPLNEADLYAEVSGYITKIYVSDGAVVSAGQALYEIDGTRYNAAVQQAKASLQVAQTDLDRQKRDLARYQTLADKDAIAKQVFDNAVSNVAASQAQVESARAALVTANTNLSRSTIRAPFSGTVGISQVRLGALVNPGTTLLNTLSSTSPIAVEFQVNEKDIAKFTQLQSSHSSSDLSLLLPNGSTYEGKGTITTIDRAVDPATGTIKVRATFPNNANELRAGMNITMNVSTTSATEEVVVPYKAVFEQLGVFNLYAVNDSSKAEIRQVKLGIKAGDKIVIKEGVKNGEKIIVDGTMNVQNGVKVVDAAVAAQQAAKGAHQGK, from the coding sequence ATGAATAAAAGACAATTATTATTCGCTTTCTTCCTTGGGACGGCATTAGTATGGACCTCTTGTGGAAATAAAGATGCAAAAAAGCAAGGTGCAGCACAGGCTCAGGCCGAAAAAGTTGTCCCTGTCAGCTTTGGTGTCGCATCACATGAGACTGTTACAGGTACAATCAGCTATCCAGCAACAGTCAAACCGTTGAACGAAGCAGATCTATATGCGGAAGTAAGCGGCTATATCACAAAAATATATGTTTCTGACGGTGCAGTAGTTTCCGCGGGACAAGCTCTTTATGAAATTGATGGAACACGCTACAACGCAGCTGTCCAACAAGCTAAAGCAAGCTTACAGGTCGCACAGACTGATTTGGACCGACAAAAAAGAGATTTAGCACGTTACCAGACATTGGCCGATAAAGACGCGATTGCGAAGCAGGTTTTTGACAATGCAGTATCAAATGTAGCGGCTTCTCAGGCACAGGTAGAGTCGGCTCGTGCGGCATTGGTCACTGCAAATACAAACTTATCACGGTCGACGATCCGCGCTCCTTTCAGTGGTACTGTAGGGATATCACAGGTGCGTTTGGGAGCCTTGGTTAACCCAGGCACAACCCTATTGAATACCTTGTCTTCAACCAGTCCAATTGCTGTTGAGTTTCAGGTAAACGAAAAGGATATTGCCAAATTTACCCAATTGCAAAGCAGCCATTCCTCTTCGGACCTTTCTCTTTTATTGCCAAATGGAAGCACTTATGAAGGCAAAGGAACGATCACAACCATTGACCGCGCAGTTGACCCTGCTACCGGAACAATCAAAGTGCGGGCTACTTTCCCGAACAATGCCAACGAATTGCGGGCTGGTATGAATATTACGATGAATGTATCAACAACCTCGGCTACAGAAGAAGTTGTTGTACCTTACAAAGCTGTCTTTGAACAGCTCGGGGTATTTAACCTTTATGCTGTGAATGATAGCAGCAAAGCCGAAATACGTCAAGTAAAATTAGGTATTAAAGCTGGTGATAAAATTGTGATTAAAGAAGGTGTCAAAAACGGTGAAAAGATTATCGTCGACGGTACCATGAATGTCCAAAATGGCGTTAAAGTAGTTGATGCTGCCGTCGCTGCCCAACAGGCTGCCAAAGGAGCACATCAAGGAAAATAA
- the lysS gene encoding lysine--tRNA ligase: MSTVLSEQEQLRRQAMQSLLDMGIDPFPANEFVVNAHAADILENYDRDKLNYKNITIAGRIMSRRVMGSASFFEIQDSTGRIQAYIKRDDVCPDENKDLYNVVFKKLLDIGDIVGIKGYVFTTQTEAIAVHVEELTVLSKSLRPLPVVKSAEGKTFDAFTDPEQRYRMRYVDLIVNPGNKDIFIKRTKLFNAMRQFFNDAGYMEVETPVLQSIPGGAAARPFITHHNALDIPLYLRIANELYLKRLIVGGFDGVYEFSKNFRNEGMDRTHNPEFTAMEIYVAYKDYNWMMDFTERLLEHCALAVNGTTEATFGEHKIDFKAPYKRISMTDSIKEFTGFDITGKSEDEIRIAAKGMGIDVNETMGKGKLIDEIFGAKCEGNYIQPTFITDYPKEMSPLTKKHRDNPDLTERFELMVCGKEIANAYSELNDPIDQRERFEDQLRLSEKGDDEAMFIDQDFLRSLEYGMPPTSGLGIGMDRLIMFLTDNASIQEVLFFPQMRPEKVAKVAEVKDYEEQGIPAAWVPALQKMGFTTIEALKEANPNKVFNDLGGMRKKLKLDINMPTKDEVFAWFN, from the coding sequence ATGAGTACTGTATTATCCGAACAGGAACAACTTAGAAGACAAGCGATGCAATCGTTGTTGGATATGGGAATTGATCCTTTTCCAGCAAACGAATTTGTCGTCAATGCACATGCTGCTGATATTTTAGAAAATTACGATAGAGATAAATTGAATTACAAGAACATTACCATTGCTGGACGTATCATGAGTCGTCGTGTGATGGGTAGTGCTTCATTTTTTGAAATTCAAGACTCTACCGGACGTATTCAAGCTTATATTAAGCGTGACGATGTCTGTCCTGATGAGAATAAAGACCTATACAATGTCGTTTTCAAAAAGCTATTGGATATCGGAGATATCGTTGGTATCAAAGGCTATGTCTTTACAACACAAACCGAGGCTATTGCAGTACACGTAGAAGAACTTACCGTTTTATCCAAATCGCTACGTCCCCTACCTGTCGTTAAATCTGCAGAAGGTAAAACTTTTGATGCCTTTACAGACCCAGAGCAACGCTATAGAATGCGTTACGTGGATTTGATCGTAAATCCAGGTAACAAAGACATATTTATCAAACGTACGAAGCTTTTCAATGCGATGCGTCAGTTCTTTAACGACGCGGGGTATATGGAAGTAGAAACACCTGTCCTACAGTCCATTCCAGGCGGTGCTGCAGCACGTCCGTTTATTACACACCATAATGCTTTAGATATTCCATTATATCTTCGTATCGCCAACGAGCTTTATTTAAAAAGACTAATCGTTGGTGGATTTGATGGTGTATACGAATTTTCTAAAAACTTCCGTAATGAAGGAATGGATCGTACCCACAATCCAGAGTTCACCGCAATGGAAATTTATGTAGCCTATAAAGACTACAACTGGATGATGGACTTTACAGAACGTCTGTTAGAACATTGTGCGTTGGCTGTAAACGGAACGACTGAAGCCACCTTCGGAGAACATAAAATTGACTTCAAAGCACCGTATAAACGGATATCGATGACAGATTCCATTAAGGAATTCACTGGATTTGATATTACTGGAAAATCTGAAGACGAAATTCGTATTGCTGCTAAAGGAATGGGCATCGATGTAAACGAAACCATGGGTAAAGGCAAACTGATCGATGAAATTTTCGGCGCAAAATGTGAAGGAAACTACATACAGCCAACATTCATCACAGATTATCCAAAAGAAATGTCTCCTTTAACGAAGAAGCACAGAGATAATCCTGATCTGACAGAGCGTTTTGAGTTGATGGTTTGCGGAAAAGAGATTGCCAATGCCTATTCAGAGCTCAATGATCCCATTGATCAACGTGAACGATTTGAAGATCAATTACGCCTTTCTGAGAAAGGTGATGATGAAGCCATGTTTATTGATCAGGATTTCCTTCGTTCATTGGAATATGGAATGCCGCCGACCTCTGGACTTGGAATCGGTATGGACCGCTTAATCATGTTCTTGACCGATAATGCGTCAATCCAAGAAGTTCTTTTCTTCCCACAAATGCGACCTGAAAAAGTAGCCAAAGTAGCAGAAGTGAAAGATTATGAGGAACAAGGCATTCCTGCAGCCTGGGTTCCCGCCTTACAAAAAATGGGCTTTACAACCATTGAAGCTTTAAAAGAAGCGAATCCGAACAAGGTTTTTAATGATCTTGGTGGTATGCGTAAAAAACTGAAACTAGATATCAATATGCCAACGAAAGACGAAGTATTTGCTTGGTTCAATTAA
- a CDS encoding multidrug efflux RND transporter permease subunit — translation MISEVFIKRPVTAIVISILISIIGIIAVSTLPISQYPSIAPPTVTVTANYTGADAQTVEQTVTTLIESQINGTPGMIYMSSNSTSNGQATITVTFEVGTDIDIATLDVQNRVGIAEPALPEAVRRLGITTRKANNDILMLVALTSPKGTRSENFLANYNNLYVKDALLRVKGVGDVTAFGQPFSMRVWLDANKLANLSMTPADVSTAIAEQNSRIPGGSVGGRPQESSTVFEYPVITDSDLSNPEDFENIVVKTNKDGSIVLLKDVARVELGQFNYGTSSTVNGMTSSATMINQTPGGNAVESAEGIVTALEKLKKSFPTDVDYTISYETVSVVNASISSVIHTLVEALILVTVVVFFFLQSWRATLIPVLAIPVSIIGTFIFFLMFGFSVNNLTMLAFVLAIGIVVDDAIVVVEAVQHYIDHYKLDAKEATRRAMGDITAPVIAIALILAAVFVPVGFIPGMVGKLYQQFAITIAVSVMLSAFIALSLTPALCSILLKPTAVHEGAKGLNKFFYKFNIWFEKVTIRYSNGVKQAIKKAPLVLIILLCIFIGTGWMFTTKPTGFIPSEDGGAFFAGITLPEGSSSARTNEVLKEIEADLHKTFPEIKYVTAISGINILNRAFKSNGATVFVSLKPWETRTRTANDIAGMIMGKYQGYTKARVLAVTPPAIPGLGTSGGFSLQVQDLQTVNIKDFEATVGKFLMAANQRPEIGMAYTLFNTNSPNYKLEVNREQAKRMGVPISSIYSTISSYLGSSYVNDFTKYGRSYRVVTQADIPYRMNIEDINKLYVNNVSGNPVPMGTLVKYELMTMPSIINHYNIFRSVEINGSSAPGYSSGDALKALQEVAAQTLPEGFDYQFSGLSLQEMQSGSKTVQIFALCILFVFLLLAALYESWSVPFSILLSVPLGVFGAILTLTLIPTLDNNIYAQIGLVTIIGLAAKNAILIVEFAKERVDIGMNLYEATLDAVKLRLRPIIMTSFAFILGIIPLMLSHGAGAISRQTIGWTVFGGMTAATLLAIFIVPVLFVVITRMAYGKKKLAELEANFDEEKAKNLSSH, via the coding sequence ATGATTTCAGAAGTATTTATTAAGAGGCCAGTTACCGCAATCGTTATTTCGATATTGATTTCAATTATCGGGATCATTGCAGTATCCACGTTGCCAATTAGCCAGTATCCTTCTATTGCACCTCCAACAGTAACGGTTACGGCCAATTACACCGGAGCTGATGCACAGACGGTTGAACAAACCGTGACAACTCTTATCGAGAGTCAGATCAATGGTACACCTGGCATGATTTATATGTCGTCCAATAGTACGTCAAATGGTCAAGCAACAATTACGGTGACATTTGAAGTAGGTACGGATATCGATATTGCGACCTTAGACGTACAAAACCGTGTGGGAATCGCCGAACCAGCCCTTCCCGAAGCTGTGAGACGTCTGGGAATTACAACCCGTAAAGCCAATAACGATATCCTGATGTTGGTTGCTTTAACTTCACCAAAAGGAACAAGATCCGAAAATTTCTTAGCCAACTACAACAACTTATATGTTAAAGATGCACTATTACGTGTGAAAGGGGTCGGTGATGTAACCGCTTTTGGGCAACCATTTTCGATGCGTGTATGGCTAGATGCAAATAAATTGGCTAATCTAAGCATGACTCCGGCCGATGTATCAACAGCAATTGCGGAACAAAACTCCCGCATACCTGGTGGTAGTGTTGGCGGACGTCCACAAGAGTCTTCGACAGTATTTGAATACCCAGTCATTACCGATAGTGACCTTTCAAATCCGGAAGACTTTGAAAACATCGTTGTAAAAACCAACAAAGATGGATCTATCGTACTTTTAAAGGATGTCGCACGTGTTGAACTGGGTCAATTTAATTATGGTACATCATCTACCGTAAATGGTATGACCTCATCTGCGACGATGATTAACCAAACCCCGGGAGGAAATGCCGTAGAATCTGCAGAAGGCATTGTGACAGCATTGGAAAAATTAAAGAAATCTTTTCCAACGGACGTAGATTATACCATCAGTTACGAGACCGTTTCGGTAGTAAATGCCTCAATTTCTTCGGTTATCCATACCCTAGTTGAAGCATTGATCCTGGTAACAGTGGTGGTGTTTTTCTTCCTTCAAAGCTGGAGGGCAACATTAATCCCCGTATTGGCAATTCCGGTATCCATCATCGGTACATTCATCTTCTTCCTGATGTTTGGCTTTTCGGTCAACAACCTGACCATGCTCGCCTTTGTATTGGCCATCGGTATTGTGGTGGATGATGCCATTGTTGTGGTGGAAGCTGTCCAGCACTATATCGACCATTATAAGCTGGATGCAAAAGAAGCGACACGTCGCGCCATGGGCGACATCACCGCGCCGGTTATTGCAATTGCGTTAATTTTGGCAGCCGTATTCGTTCCTGTAGGTTTCATCCCTGGAATGGTCGGTAAATTGTACCAACAATTTGCCATCACGATCGCTGTGTCCGTTATGTTATCTGCATTTATTGCACTTTCGTTAACACCCGCATTATGTTCAATTTTATTAAAGCCTACAGCCGTACATGAAGGTGCAAAAGGACTGAACAAGTTTTTCTATAAGTTTAATATCTGGTTCGAAAAAGTCACCATCAGATATTCGAATGGTGTAAAACAAGCAATCAAAAAAGCACCACTGGTGTTGATTATTCTGTTGTGTATTTTTATCGGAACCGGCTGGATGTTTACAACCAAACCGACAGGGTTTATTCCTTCTGAAGATGGCGGTGCATTTTTTGCAGGTATTACTTTGCCGGAAGGTTCTTCTTCTGCGCGTACAAATGAAGTTCTTAAAGAGATTGAAGCCGATCTACATAAGACTTTCCCTGAAATTAAGTATGTTACTGCGATCTCAGGTATCAATATTCTAAACCGCGCGTTTAAATCCAATGGTGCAACAGTGTTCGTTTCTCTAAAACCTTGGGAAACCCGTACGCGCACAGCAAACGATATCGCCGGTATGATTATGGGAAAATATCAGGGCTATACCAAAGCTCGGGTATTGGCTGTTACACCGCCGGCAATTCCAGGTTTAGGTACATCTGGAGGTTTCTCTTTGCAAGTACAGGATTTACAGACTGTAAATATCAAAGATTTCGAAGCAACGGTCGGTAAATTCTTGATGGCAGCCAACCAACGTCCGGAAATTGGAATGGCTTATACCCTATTTAACACCAACTCTCCAAACTACAAATTGGAAGTAAACCGTGAACAGGCAAAACGCATGGGCGTGCCTATCTCAAGTATTTATTCGACAATATCATCCTATTTGGGTAGTAGCTATGTCAATGATTTTACGAAGTATGGCCGTAGTTACCGTGTCGTGACTCAAGCTGACATTCCGTACCGCATGAATATTGAAGACATCAACAAACTGTATGTCAACAATGTTTCAGGAAACCCGGTACCGATGGGTACGCTGGTCAAGTATGAATTGATGACAATGCCGTCAATCATCAATCACTACAATATTTTTAGAAGTGTAGAGATCAATGGTAGTTCGGCTCCTGGCTACTCATCAGGGGATGCTTTAAAAGCATTACAAGAAGTGGCTGCACAAACATTACCAGAAGGTTTTGATTATCAGTTCTCTGGCCTATCTCTTCAAGAGATGCAATCCGGATCAAAGACCGTTCAAATTTTTGCCTTATGTATCCTGTTTGTGTTCTTGTTGTTAGCTGCCTTATACGAAAGTTGGTCTGTACCTTTCTCCATTTTGTTATCTGTACCATTGGGTGTATTTGGGGCTATATTAACCCTAACATTAATCCCTACATTGGATAATAACATCTATGCACAGATTGGTCTGGTCACCATTATTGGACTTGCTGCTAAGAATGCGATTCTAATCGTAGAGTTTGCTAAGGAGCGGGTTGATATTGGGATGAACCTTTATGAAGCGACATTAGATGCTGTAAAATTGCGTTTACGCCCAATTATCATGACGTCCTTTGCCTTCATCCTGGGGATTATTCCATTGATGCTATCCCATGGAGCTGGAGCTATTTCTCGCCAAACAATCGGTTGGACGGTATTTGGTGGTATGACAGCTGCGACACTCCTGGCAATCTTTATCGTTCCGGTGCTATTCGTCGTGATCACGCGTATGGCATACGGTAAGAAAAAATTGGCTGAATTAGAAGCTAATTTCGATGAAGAGAAAGCGAAAAATTTAAGTTCACACTAA